In Carassius auratus strain Wakin chromosome 46, ASM336829v1, whole genome shotgun sequence, the following proteins share a genomic window:
- the LOC113063985 gene encoding proteasome maturation protein-like: MNTRGLRSQLKDSVPVTGLCPQAGPYGVQDSLRRGFSSVKNELLPSHPLELSEKNFQLNQDKMNFNTLRNIQGLHAPLKLQMEYRAARQIQRLPFLPSSNLALDTLRGADDTIGFEDILNDPIQSEMMGDPHIMTEYKLGVL; the protein is encoded by the exons ATG AATACCCGTGGCCTGCGCTCTCAGTTGAAGGACAGTGTTCCTGTGACGGGTCTGTGTCCACAGGCGGGTCCTTATGGGGTTCAGGACTCTCTACGCAGAGG GTTCTCAAGTGTAAAGAATGAGCTGTTACCAAGTCATCCATTGGAGCTTTCTGAGAAAAAT TTTCAGCTTAACCAGGACAAGATGAATTTCAATACACTAAGGAACATCCAGGGTCTTCATGCACCCCTTAAACTACAGATGGAGTACAGAGCGGCTAGACAG ATTCAGCGTTTGCCCTTCCTGCCAAGCTCAAATCTGGCCCTGGATACCCTCAGAGGTGCTGATGACACCATTGGCTTTGAGGACATCCTTAACG ATCCTATCCAGAGTGAGATGATGGGGGATCCTCACATAATGACCGAATACAAGCTTGGTGTCCTGTGA